One stretch of Pararhizobium qamdonense DNA includes these proteins:
- a CDS encoding HlyD family efflux transporter periplasmic adaptor subunit, which produces MTALLPSIDYTGDMRRARSLLWLIMASLAILLAWSAFAELDEVAIGEGKVTPALKGQIVQSLEGGILAELSVREGDIVEAGQNIATLDPVLARASMEEALAKIASLKARAARLEAEMNDETGVTFPADLREDMPVVERERQLFAANRSALAENVANLREQLQLARDELEIAAPLLKTGASNLTEVLRLRQKVAELSTTLASTQSEYRVALKADFATTMAELEPLLKVWEGRADQLRRTAITSPARGIVKDIRISTIGGVMGPGGELMEIVPLGDQLLIEARLSPRDIAFIHPGQGATVKISAYDSGIYGTLTAKVDRISPDTIEDSVNKGNYYYRVYVLTDQAYLETKDGKQHPIMPGMIATAEIKTGRNTVMNYLLKPLHKAGEAMRER; this is translated from the coding sequence ATGACGGCTCTTTTGCCTTCGATCGATTATACCGGCGATATGCGCCGGGCCCGCTCACTTTTGTGGCTGATCATGGCGTCGCTCGCCATTCTCCTCGCCTGGTCGGCCTTTGCCGAACTCGACGAGGTCGCGATCGGCGAGGGCAAGGTCACGCCAGCCTTGAAGGGGCAGATCGTCCAGAGCCTGGAAGGCGGTATCCTGGCGGAGCTTTCCGTGCGCGAAGGCGATATTGTCGAGGCAGGGCAGAATATCGCGACGCTCGATCCCGTCCTGGCGCGGGCTTCCATGGAAGAGGCGCTGGCCAAGATCGCTTCCCTCAAGGCAAGGGCAGCCCGCCTTGAAGCGGAAATGAACGATGAGACCGGCGTGACGTTTCCAGCCGATCTTCGCGAGGACATGCCGGTGGTGGAGCGCGAAAGGCAGCTCTTTGCCGCCAATCGCAGCGCGCTTGCCGAAAACGTGGCCAATCTTCGCGAGCAGCTGCAACTGGCGCGCGACGAACTGGAAATTGCCGCGCCGCTTTTGAAGACCGGCGCTTCAAACCTGACCGAGGTGCTGCGCCTGCGGCAAAAGGTGGCCGAACTCTCGACGACGCTCGCGTCCACGCAAAGCGAATATCGCGTTGCGCTAAAGGCCGATTTCGCCACGACAATGGCCGAGCTTGAACCGCTCTTGAAGGTCTGGGAAGGGCGCGCCGACCAGCTGCGCCGGACCGCCATTACCTCGCCGGCGCGCGGTATCGTGAAAGATATCCGCATTTCCACCATCGGCGGCGTCATGGGTCCGGGCGGGGAACTGATGGAGATCGTGCCATTGGGGGACCAGCTGCTGATCGAGGCGCGGCTCAGCCCGCGCGACATCGCCTTCATCCATCCCGGCCAAGGCGCGACGGTAAAAATCAGTGCCTATGATTCGGGCATCTACGGAACCCTGACGGCCAAGGTCGATCGGATTTCCCCGGATACGATCGAAGACAGCGTGAACAAGGGCAACTACTATTACCGTGTCTACGTGCTGACCGACCAAGCCTATCTGGAAACCAAGGATGGCAAGCAACACCCGATCATGCCCGGCATGATAGCGACCGCCGAGATCAAAACCGGGCGCAATACGGTCATGAACTATTTGCTGAAACCGCTGCACAAGGCTGGTGAAGCGATGCGGGAGCGGTAG